The Polyangium aurulentum genomic interval ACGCGCCCACCGCAAGGCCGCACGGGTCGAAAATAGTGCAATCATCAGGACATCCGACCAGCGTAGGACGGCTATCCTCTATTTCCTTGAAATGGCGAGCGTCAAATCAATGACGCGTTCGCGATAGGTGCGCCTCGAGCGCGCGGCCGCGCCTGCCGGGCGCAGATCACTGAGCGCGCGAGCCCTTCGAGCCCCTGCTTTGCATGGCGAACGCGACGCCCGCCTGCAGCGTCGCGCGCGTGACCACGTCGCCCATGTTGGCACCGAGCTGCACCAGCGTCTGCGCCACCTCCGAGCGAATGCCCGTGATCACCACCTGCGCACCGAGCAGCGCGACGGCCTTTGCCGCGCGCAGCAGCGCGTCCGCCACCTGCGTGTCCACGACGCTGACGCCCGTGATATCGAGAATGGCGACGCGCGCCTGGCCTTTTCCTACGCCGTCGAGGAGCGTCGTCATCACCTGCTCCGCCCGCCGCGCATCCAGCGCCCCGACGATGGGCATCACCAGCACGTCGTCCGATATGGGGACGAGCGGGGTCGAAAATTGCATCATCGTCGCCGCCTGCTCCTGGAGCAGCCGCTCGGCCTCCTTGCGCTCGGTCACGTCCTGCCAGACGCCGATGAGCTCGGCGCCACCCCCGTGCTCGTCCTTCACGATCGCGGTCTCGTCGAGCACCCAGCGGTACGTGCCATCCGCGTGGAGAAAGCGATACTCGTGCACCTGGTGCTTCTCGACCTGCCCCGACATGTCCGAGAGCACCGCCGGCGCGTCTTCCGGGTGAATGCGGTCGGGCCAGAAGTTCGGATC includes:
- a CDS encoding PAS domain-containing protein, whose product is MDDWGALFDEVSDFVCFAGADGKVVFLNKAGRRLVGIGANEVVTERRWLDLLPEEERAHLRNEALPSLQREGAWRGRSALAAANGRTVPVAVSLLPRPAADGGPAGLLVTMARIEDVLTRSRLERLLSASRVVLYSASTKDWTVSYLSANVEEQFGYPAEAFLRDPNFWPDRIHPEDAPAVLSDMSGQVEKHQVHEYRFLHADGTYRWVLDETAIVKDEHGGGAELIGVWQDVTERKEAERLLQEQAATMMQFSTPLVPISDDVLVMPIVGALDARRAEQVMTTLLDGVGKGQARVAILDITGVSVVDTQVADALLRAAKAVALLGAQVVITGIRSEVAQTLVQLGANMGDVVTRATLQAGVAFAMQSRGSKGSRAQ